A stretch of the Hippocampus zosterae strain Florida chromosome 16, ASM2543408v3, whole genome shotgun sequence genome encodes the following:
- the LOC127588351 gene encoding proto-oncogene DBL-like isoform X2 translates to MAESEPQRGFPRLRRAATSFPGNLHLVLVLHPSALLSSAPSPSSSTDLGFRFSQDDFLLKMPVLMLGDLLRYIDINRPTSDACGGAPSDRIVLRSAIETFAVTVKEVAHLLQAFGSELSDGELPDEADAVDFLLRSHTRRYRRMKEDVVGVLKEGRLLLDSLQRLQSSKEDAAEDQDDVRSDLDTVERLLSQLRDMEEAFDGFFEKHHLKMRQYQQLLLYERDFQQMEEELEKMSGEEKAIPAAGNTLPHTERLIGELDALERRAQEVTSRAQLLTLRGHQLAACHHYALALIMQRCNELRHRCDAVGGGLRCKRASLTRARDLLERLDRAARWCDEGAYLLASQMVDRFQSREGAQEALRCLLEHQERAPDGNGDVLSLELEAILTPQLQGQIAAATDKLASVRAMIRNREGRLRELADARVRPVQLVAPRPEAAAKAPLFSPKRGVDFNLLNSRFSFDLLPGRRSSRRTGDQPEIRVMHDYRGNRSSLYGPAPDSHSEAEEGAEQVTSRIMKELISTEKLYVEQLLAVLLGYRAEMEDPSARDLLPALLRGHGDVLFGNMPQIYQFHSGTFLRDLQRCLDAPERVGRCFLQWKEKFQLYEHYCQNKPHSESLWNQCSDSAFFQECQRKLQHKLPLDSYLLKPIQRLAKYQLILKELLKHCDQPRYRAELQEALDCMLDLLKSVNDSMHQIAIVGYQMHSVSLSENVKGDPNKFELCHEGSQEVYILQAPSAEVKAAWLAEIQKIIGRLRQDSGHAHPTGWEESANGGPAHRESTAGPSPGAAPSSNIDDDSEDWLDGSNASDSDDAGEGGRVSA, encoded by the exons ATGGCCGAGTCCGAGCCGCAGCGGGGCTTCCCGCGTCTACGCCGCGCCGCG ACTTCGTTTCCCGGCAACCTGCACTTGGTGTTGGTCCTCCACCCCTCGGCCTTGCTAAGCTCCGCCCCCAGCCCGTCCTCCAGCACCGACCTGGGCTTCCGCTTCAGCCAGGATGACTTCCTGCTGAAGATGCCG GTGCTGATGCTGGGCGACCTGCTTCGCTACATCGACATCAACCGGCCGACATCGGACGCGTGCGGCGGCGCCCCGAGCGACCGGATCGTCCTGCGCTCG GCCATCGAGACCTTTGCGGTGACGGTGAAGGAGGTGGCTCACCTCCTGCAAGCCTTCGGTTCGGAGCTGTCGGACGGCGAACTTCCGGACGAAGCCGACGCCGTCGACTTCCTGCTGCGCTCGCACACGCGGCGCTACCGTCGCATGAAG GAGGACGTGGTTGGGGTGCTGAAGGAAGGACGCCTCCTGCTGGACAGCCTGCAAAGGCTCCAGAGCTCCAAGGAGGACGCCGCGGAGGACCAGGACGACGTCCGGTCAGACTTGGACACCGTTGAAAG GCTGCTGTCTCAGCTGCGCGACATGGAGGAGGCCTTTGACGGCTTCTTCGAGAAACACCACCTGAAGATGCGCCAGTACCAGCAGCTGCTGCTGTATGAGCGCGACTTCCAgcag atggaggaggagctggagaagatGTCAGGCGAGGAGAAGGCCATCCCCGCGGCGGGCAACACGCTGCCGCACACCGAGCGACTCATCGGAGAGCTCGACGCTCTGGAGCGACGCGCGCAG GAGGTGACGTCCCGCGCTCAACTTCTGACGCTACGGGGCCACCAACTGGCCGCTTGCCATCATTACGCCCTGGCTCTCATCATGCAGCGCTGCAACGAGTTGCGCCATCGCTGCGacgccgtcggcggcggcctgCGCTGCAAGCGCGCGTCGCTCACGCGAGCCAGGGACCTGCTGGAGCGGCTGGACCGG GCTGCTCGTTGGTGCGACGAGGGCGCATACCTGCTGGCCAGTCAGATGGTGGACCGCTTCCAGAGCAGGGAAGGCGCTCAGGAGGCCCTGCGCTGCCTGCTGGAGCACCAGGAGAGGGCGCCGGACGGCAACGGCGACGTCCTCAGTCTGGAGTTGGAGGCCATTCTCACGCCGCAGCTGCAG GGTCAGATCGCGGCGGCGACGGACAAGCTGGCGTCCGTGCGGGCCATGATCCGCAACCGGGAGGGCCGTCTTCGCGAGTTGGCCGACGCGCGGGTCAGGCCCGTCCAGCTCGTGGCGCCGCGACCCGAAGCCGCGGCCAAGGCGCCGCTCTTCTCGCCCAAGCGCG GGGTGGACTTCAACCTTCTCAACTCCAGGTTCTCCTTCGATCTGCTTCCTGGAAGGAGAAGCTCCAGGAGGACCGGCGACCAACCCGAG ATCCGCGTGATGCACGACTACCGAGGCAACCGCAGCTCTCTGTACGGCCCCGCCCCCGACAGCCACTCCGAGGCGGAGGAAGGGGCGGAGCAAGTGACGAG CCGCATCATGAAGGAGCTCATCTCCACCGAGAAGCTTTACGTGGAGCAGCTCCTCGCCGTCCTTCTG GGCTACCGGGCCGAGATGGAGGACCCGTCTGCGCGGGACCTTCTGCCGGCGCTTCTCCGCGGTCACGGGGACGTCCTGTTTGGCAACATGCCGCAGATCTACCAGTTCCACAGCGG AACCTTCCTGCGGGACCTGCAGCGCTGCCTGGACGCTCCGGAGCGGGTCGGCCGGTGTTTCCTGCAGTGG AAGGAGAAGTTCCAGCTGTATGAGCATTACTGCCAGAACAAGCCTCACTCGGAGTCGTTATGGAACCAATGCTCGGACTCGGCCTTCTTCcag GAGTGCCAGCGGAAGCTGCAGCACAAGCTCCCTCTGGACTCGTACCTCCTCAAGCCCATCCAGCGCCTGGCCAAGTACCAGCTCATCCTCAAG GAGCTTCTCAAACACTGCGACCAGCCGCGGTACCGGGCGGAACTGCAGGAGGCGCTGGACTGCATGCTGGACCTGCTCAAGTCCGTCAACGACTCCATGCACCAGATCGCCATCGTCGGATATCAG ATGCATTCGGTGAGCCTGTCGGAAAACGTCAAAGGAGACCCCAACAAGTTTGAACTGTGCCACGAAGGAAGCCAGGAGGTCTACATCCTGCAG GCTCCCAGCGCCGAGGTGAAGGCGGCGTGGCTCGCCGAGATCCAAAAGATCATCGGCCGACTGCGCCAAG ACTCCGGCCACGCCCACCCCACCGGATGGGAGGAGTCGGCGAACGGCGGCCCCGCCCACCGCGAGTCCACGGCGGGCCCGTCACCCGGGG CGGCGCCCTCCTCGAACATCGATGACGACTCGGAGGACTGGCTGGACGGCTCCAACGCGTCCGACTCGGACGACGCGGGGGAAGGGGGGCGCGTCTCTGCTTGA
- the LOC127588368 gene encoding fibroblast growth factor 13-like isoform X2 has product MTFPLRRATSEPQLKGIVTRLASRQGFQLQLQPDGTVDGTKEDDDAYAVFNLIPVGLRVVAIQGVQSKLYLAMNCEGFLYTSEHFTAECKFKESVFENYYVTYASMLYRQQASGRSWYLGLDKEGAVMKGNRVKKNKPAAHFIPKPLKVSMYREPSLHDLTELSRSSSGTPAKSRSASALLDGGKSASNDDLS; this is encoded by the exons ATGACTTTCCCTCTTCGCAGAGCCACGTCAG AGCCGCAGCTGAAGGGCATCGTGACGCGACTGGCCAGTCGGCAGGGCTTCCAGCTTCAGCTTCAGCCCGACGGCACCGTGGACGGAACCAAAGAAGACGACGACGCCTACG CTGTGTTCAACCTGATCCCCGTGGGACTTCGTGTGGTCGCCATCCAGGGCGTCCAAAGCAAACTCTACTTGGCCATGAACTGCGAGGGCTTCCTCTACACCTCt GAACACTTCACGGCCGAGTGCAAGTTCAAGGAGTCGGTGTTCGAGAACTACTACGTGACCTACGCGTCCATGCTGTACCGGCAGCAGGCGTCGGGGCGCTCGTGGTACCTGGGCCTGGACAAGGAGGGCGCCGTCATGAAGGGCAACCGCGTCAAGAAGAACAAGCCGGCCGCGCACTTCATTCCCAAGCCGCTCAAAg TGTCCATGTACAGGGAGCCGTCCCTTCACGACCTGACGGAGTTGTCGCGCTCAAGCAGCGGCACGCCCGCCAAAAGTCGCAGCGCTTCGGCTCTGCTCGACGGAGGGAAGTCGGCCAGCAACGACGACCTGTCCtag
- the LOC127588368 gene encoding fibroblast growth factor 13-like isoform X1: MSRAAAIASSLMRQKRQARERERASACLDGDAAAAAAGKLNVFARVNLFGARKKRKRRRPPEPQLKGIVTRLASRQGFQLQLQPDGTVDGTKEDDDAYAVFNLIPVGLRVVAIQGVQSKLYLAMNCEGFLYTSEHFTAECKFKESVFENYYVTYASMLYRQQASGRSWYLGLDKEGAVMKGNRVKKNKPAAHFIPKPLKVSMYREPSLHDLTELSRSSSGTPAKSRSASALLDGGKSASNDDLS; the protein is encoded by the exons ATGTCGCGCGCGGCGGCCATCGCCAGCTCGCTGATGCGCCAGAAGCGGCAAGCGCGGGAGCGCGAGAGGGCCAGCGCGTGCCTCGacggcgacgccgccgccgccgccgccggcaaaCTGAACGTGTTTGCGCGCGTCAACTTGTTTGGCGCCCGCAAGAAGAGGAAGCGGAGGAGGCCGCCGG AGCCGCAGCTGAAGGGCATCGTGACGCGACTGGCCAGTCGGCAGGGCTTCCAGCTTCAGCTTCAGCCCGACGGCACCGTGGACGGAACCAAAGAAGACGACGACGCCTACG CTGTGTTCAACCTGATCCCCGTGGGACTTCGTGTGGTCGCCATCCAGGGCGTCCAAAGCAAACTCTACTTGGCCATGAACTGCGAGGGCTTCCTCTACACCTCt GAACACTTCACGGCCGAGTGCAAGTTCAAGGAGTCGGTGTTCGAGAACTACTACGTGACCTACGCGTCCATGCTGTACCGGCAGCAGGCGTCGGGGCGCTCGTGGTACCTGGGCCTGGACAAGGAGGGCGCCGTCATGAAGGGCAACCGCGTCAAGAAGAACAAGCCGGCCGCGCACTTCATTCCCAAGCCGCTCAAAg TGTCCATGTACAGGGAGCCGTCCCTTCACGACCTGACGGAGTTGTCGCGCTCAAGCAGCGGCACGCCCGCCAAAAGTCGCAGCGCTTCGGCTCTGCTCGACGGAGGGAAGTCGGCCAGCAACGACGACCTGTCCtag
- the arr3a gene encoding arrestin 3a, retinal (X-arrestin) encodes MAKVFKKTSGNGGLTLYLGKRDYVDHIDNVDKLDGVVKLDPADFGDRKVFVQLACAFRYGSDDLDVMGLCFRKDIWIRQLQIFPDDHKPALSEMHDTLLKKAGDDARPFTFEIPTNLPCSVSLQPGPDDKGKACGVDFEVKAYLAHDKCNPDEKIVKKDTARLIVRKIQYAPSQVGAGPKAEVCKSFMMSDKPVHLEVSMEKDLYFHGETIPIKVKINNESNKTVKKIQVSVDQTTDIVLYSADKYTKCVFSKEFGETVEAGGTLESALSIVPLLADNKEKRGLALDGRLKDEDTNLASTTMLRPGVEKELLGILVSYKLKVNLMVAGGGLLGGLTSSDVTAELPLMLMHPKPEE; translated from the exons ATGGCAAA AGTTTTCAAGAAGACCAGCGGCAACGGCGGCCTCACGCTCTACCTGGGCAAGCGAGACTACGTGGACCACATCGACAATGTGGACAAACTGG ACGGCGTCGTCAAGTTGGACCCGGCGGACTTCGGAGACAGAAAAG TCTTCGTCCAGCTGGCGTGCGCCTTCCGCTACGGCAGCGACGACCTGGACGTGATGGGCCTGTGCTTCCGCAAGGACATCTGGATCCGCCAGCTCCAGATCTTCCCGGACGACCACAAGCCGGCGCTGAGCGAAATGCACGACACGCTCCTCAAGAAGGCCGGCGACGACGCCCGCCCCTTCACCTTTGAG ATTCCCACCAACCTGCCGTGTTCCGTTTCGCTGCAACCGGGCCCCGATGACAAGGGGAAG GCCTGCGGCGTGGACTTTGAGGTCAAGGCCTACCTGGCCCACGACAAGTGCAACCCGGACGAGAAGATCGTCAAGAA GGACACGGCGCGCCTCATCGTCCGCAAAATCCAGTACGCGCCGTCCCAGGTGGGCGCCGGGCCCAAAGCGGAAGTCTGCAAGAGCTTCATGATGTCCGACAAGCCCGTCCACCTGGAGGTCTCCATGGAGAAAGAC CTCTACTTCCACGGCGAAACCATCCCCATCAAAGTCAAAATCAACAACGAGAGCAACAAAACGGTCAAGAAGATTCAGGTGTCGG TGGACCAAACCACCGACATCGTCCTCTATTCGGCCGACAAGTACACCAAGTGCGTCTTCTCCAAGGAGTTTGG CGAGACAGTGGAGGCGGGCGGCACGTTGGAGAGCGCGCTGAGCATCGTGCCGCTGCTGGCCGACAACAAGGAGAAGCGAGGCCTGGCGCTGGACGGCCGCCTCAAGGACGAGGACACCAACCTGGCCTCCACCACCAT GTTGCGTCCGGGCGTTGAGAAGGAGCTGCTGGGAATTCTGGTGTCCTACAAGCTCAAAGTCAACCTGATGGTGGCCGGAGGAGG GCTGCTGGGAGGACTCACTTCCAG CGACGTGACCGCCGAGCTGCCGCTGATGCTGATGCACCCCAAGCCGGAAG AGTAA
- the f9b gene encoding coagulation factor IXb produces MASVRLGLLLLLLLTTFGVRAAAADDDFEGNLTEQLLQTFLFLSVPQLQRRSVAGGPKGPDVRRVLCLPRAGGARLERLERLPRRAASQVLRRQRRFNAGPFEEMWAGNLERECREETCDFEEAREIFEDETKTMRFWAGYVDGDQCKPPPCQNGADCEDGVNSYVCWCNSSFTGKNCEIEVSKQCSVNNGGCSHFCTMKSNAVRCSCALGYKLADDLASCEPAGEFSCGVMGAASAPTPRSSNGSTDGDVIADEWLDYEYEEEPESGYNISAGSRRRRRSARRAGEPPPPPSPSYGALFPTLPTVTAKENSDQRIVGGYEAKAGDFPWQAALISHLARLTGSTAEPFCGGSLLSELWVITAAHCVVEARMAGLTFFVRLGEHDVGRPEGPERDHEVARELVHKSYKFHKSRFNHDVALLKLATAAELSARRRPVCLGPAAFTERLLREAPASEVSGWGRLRDGGRRSATLRRLQVPLVERGVCKASSRVRVTPFMFCAGFRDRKEDACQGDSGGPHVTPRRSVWFLTGIVSWGEGCAAAGKYGVYTRVSRYYAWISNTTGVRTYR; encoded by the exons ATGGCGTCCGTGCGCTtggggctgctgctgctgctgctgctgacgaCATTCGGAGtccgggccgccgccgccgacgacgACTTTGAAGGAAAC TTGACGGAACAACTTTTGCAGACCTTCCTTTTTCTTTCCGTTCCACAATTGCAAAGGCGTTCGGTTGCCGGGGGACCAAAAGGGCCGGACGTCCGGCGTGTGTTGTGTTTGCCCCGGGCAGGGGGCGCGCGGCTGGAGCGGCTGGAGCGGCTGCCGCGGCGGGCGGCCTCCCAAGTGCTGCGGCGCCAACGGCGCTTCAACGCCGGGCCCTTCGAGGAGATGTGGGCCGGCAACCTGGAGCGGGAGTGCCGGGAGGAAACGTGCGACTTCGAGGAGGCCCGCGAGATCTTCGAGGACGAAACCAAAACG ATGCGCTTCTGGGCCGGCTACGTCG ACGGCGACCAGTGCAAGCCGCCCCCCTGCCAGAATGGCGCCGACTGTGAGGACGGCGTCAATTCCTACGTGTGCTGGTGCAACAGCAGCTTCACTGGAAAGAACTGCGAGATCG AGGTCTCCAAGCAGTGTTCGGTCAACAATGGCGGCTGCTCTCACTTCTGCACCATGAAGTCCAACGCCGTGCGCTGCAGCTGCGCGCTGGGCTACAAACTGGCGGACGACCTCGCCTCTTGCGAGCCCGCAG GCGAGTTCAGCTGCGGCGTGATGGGCGCCGCCTCCGCCCCGACGCCGCGTTCGTCAAACGGTTCGACCGACGGCGACGTCATCGCCGACGAGTGGTTGGACTACGAATACGAGGAGGAACCGGAGAGCGGCTACAATATCTCCGCGGGCTCTCGGCGAAGGCGTCGCTCGGCGAGGAGGGCCggcgagccgccgccgccgccgtcgccctcATACGGGGCCCTCTTCCCCACGCTGCCCACCGTCACGGCGAAGGAGAACAGCGACCAGAGGATTGTGGGGGGCTACGAGGCCAAAGCGGGAGACTTTCCCTGGCAG GCGGCGCTGATCTCGCACTTGGCCAGGCTGACGGGGTCCACGGCGGAACCCTTCTGCGGCGGCTCGCTGCTCAGCGAGCTGTGGGTGATCACGGCAGCGCACTGCGTGGTGGAGGCCCGCATGGCGGGGCTCACCTTCTTCGTGCGACTGG GCGAGCACGACGTGGGTCGGCCCGAGGGCCCCGAGCGGGACCACGAGGTGGCCCGGGAGCTGGTCCACAAGTCGTACAAGTTCCACAAGTCGCGCTTCAACCACGACGTGGCGCTGCTCAAGCTGGCCACGGCGGCGGAGCTGTCGGCGCGGCGCCGCCCCGTCTGCCTGGGGCCCGCCGCCTTCACCGAGAGGCTCCTGCGAGAGGCCCCCGCCTCGGAGGTGAGCGGCTGGGGCCGCCTGCGCGACGGCGGCCGGCGCTCGGCCACGCTGCGCCGGCTGCAGGTTCCCTTGGTGGAGCGCGGCGTCTGCAAGGCCAGCAGCCGCGTGCGCGTCACCCCCTTCATGTTCTGCGCCGGCTTCCGCGACCGCAAGGAGGACGCCTGCCAGGGCGACAGCGGCGGCCCCCACGTCACCCCCCGCCGAAGCGTCTGGTTCCTCACCGGCATCGTCAGCTGGGGCGAGGGCTGCGCCGCCGCCGGCAAGTACGGCGTCTACACGCGCGTCTCGCGCTACTACGCCTGGATCAGCAACACCACCGGCGTGCGCACGTACCGCTGA
- the ubtd2 gene encoding ubiquitin domain-containing protein 2 yields the protein MGGCVGSRHDSSGSLNDNSDGTGVALGRNQPLKRERPKWKSDYPMTEGQLRSKRDEFWDTAPAFEGRTEIWDALRVAAGAFERQDHQLAQAILDGASVTLPHGALSECYDELGNRYRLPVYCLAPPVNMIEERRDEPDASDRDSGGADSDGGGERPLRLRLSTGRDLRLRVRTSDTVGAMKRRLQAQEGVPAAAQRWFFSGRPLTDRLRLEHINVSRDYVVQVVVGQPPPDGAPADA from the exons ATGGGCGGCTGCGTGGGGAGCCGGCACGACTCCTCGGGCAGCTTGAACGACAACTCGGACGGAACCGGAG tGGCCCTGGGGCGCAACCAGCCGCTCAAGCGCGAGCGTCCCAAATGGAAAAGCGACTACCCCATGACGGAGGGCCAGCTGCGTAGCAAGCGCGACGAATTCTGGGACACGGCGCCGGCGTTCGAGGGCCGCACCGAGATCTGGGACGCCCTGAGGGTGGCCGCCGGCGCCTTCGAGAGGCAAGACCACCAGCTCGCCCAGGCCATCCTGGACGGCGCCAGCGTCACTCTGCCGCACG GCGCGCTGAGCGAGTGCTACGACGAGCTGGGCAACCGCTACCGGCTGCCCGTCTACTGCCTGGCGCCGCCCGTCAACATGATCGAGGAACGCCGCGACGAGCCCGACGCCTCCGACCGGGACTCGGGGGGAGCCGACTcggacggcggcggcgagcggCCGCTGCGCCTGCGCCTCTCCACGGGGCGCGACCTGCGCCTGCGCGTGCGGACGAGCGACACGGTGGGCGCCATGAAGCGGCGCCTCCAGGCTCAGGAGGGCGTGCCCGCCGCCGCCCAGCGCTGGTTTTTCTCGGGGCGCCCGCTCACCGACAGGCTGCGATTGGAGCACATCAACGTCTCGCGGGATTACGTGGTGCAGGTGGTCGTCGGCCAGCCCCCGCCGGACGGCGCCCCCGCGGACGCTTGA
- the LOC127588351 gene encoding proto-oncogene DBL-like isoform X1: MAESEPQRGFPRLRRAATSFPGNLHLVLVLHPSALLSSAPSPSSSTDLGFRFSQDDFLLKMPVLMLGDLLRYIDINRPTSDACGGAPSDRIVLRSAIETFAVTVKEVAHLLQAFGSELSDGELPDEADAVDFLLRSHTRRYRRMKEDVVGVLKEGRLLLDSLQRLQSSKEDAAEDQDDVRSDLDTVERLLSQLRDMEEAFDGFFEKHHLKMRQYQQLLLYERDFQQMEEELEKMSGEEKAIPAAGNTLPHTERLIGELDALERRAQEVTSRAQLLTLRGHQLAACHHYALALIMQRCNELRHRCDAVGGGLRCKRASLTRARDLLERLDRAARWCDEGAYLLASQMVDRFQSREGAQEALRCLLEHQERAPDGNGDVLSLELEAILTPQLQGQIAAATDKLASVRAMIRNREGRLRELADARVRPVQLVAPRPEAAAKAPLFSPKRGVDFNLLNSRFSFDLLPGRRSSRRTGDQPEIRVMHDYRGNRSSLYGPAPDSHSEAEEGAEQVTSRIMKELISTEKLYVEQLLAVLLGYRAEMEDPSARDLLPALLRGHGDVLFGNMPQIYQFHSGTFLRDLQRCLDAPERVGRCFLQWKEKFQLYEHYCQNKPHSESLWNQCSDSAFFQECQRKLQHKLPLDSYLLKPIQRLAKYQLILKELLKHCDQPRYRAELQEALDCMLDLLKSVNDSMHQIAIVGYQGELGPLGRVLLRGDFSVWSGHKRAPAARMREMARFKGARRHVFLYRRALVCCKRRDDRGRSPVYSFKSCLGMHSVSLSENVKGDPNKFELCHEGSQEVYILQAPSAEVKAAWLAEIQKIIGRLRQDSGHAHPTGWEESANGGPAHRESTAGPSPGAAPSSNIDDDSEDWLDGSNASDSDDAGEGGRVSA; the protein is encoded by the exons ATGGCCGAGTCCGAGCCGCAGCGGGGCTTCCCGCGTCTACGCCGCGCCGCG ACTTCGTTTCCCGGCAACCTGCACTTGGTGTTGGTCCTCCACCCCTCGGCCTTGCTAAGCTCCGCCCCCAGCCCGTCCTCCAGCACCGACCTGGGCTTCCGCTTCAGCCAGGATGACTTCCTGCTGAAGATGCCG GTGCTGATGCTGGGCGACCTGCTTCGCTACATCGACATCAACCGGCCGACATCGGACGCGTGCGGCGGCGCCCCGAGCGACCGGATCGTCCTGCGCTCG GCCATCGAGACCTTTGCGGTGACGGTGAAGGAGGTGGCTCACCTCCTGCAAGCCTTCGGTTCGGAGCTGTCGGACGGCGAACTTCCGGACGAAGCCGACGCCGTCGACTTCCTGCTGCGCTCGCACACGCGGCGCTACCGTCGCATGAAG GAGGACGTGGTTGGGGTGCTGAAGGAAGGACGCCTCCTGCTGGACAGCCTGCAAAGGCTCCAGAGCTCCAAGGAGGACGCCGCGGAGGACCAGGACGACGTCCGGTCAGACTTGGACACCGTTGAAAG GCTGCTGTCTCAGCTGCGCGACATGGAGGAGGCCTTTGACGGCTTCTTCGAGAAACACCACCTGAAGATGCGCCAGTACCAGCAGCTGCTGCTGTATGAGCGCGACTTCCAgcag atggaggaggagctggagaagatGTCAGGCGAGGAGAAGGCCATCCCCGCGGCGGGCAACACGCTGCCGCACACCGAGCGACTCATCGGAGAGCTCGACGCTCTGGAGCGACGCGCGCAG GAGGTGACGTCCCGCGCTCAACTTCTGACGCTACGGGGCCACCAACTGGCCGCTTGCCATCATTACGCCCTGGCTCTCATCATGCAGCGCTGCAACGAGTTGCGCCATCGCTGCGacgccgtcggcggcggcctgCGCTGCAAGCGCGCGTCGCTCACGCGAGCCAGGGACCTGCTGGAGCGGCTGGACCGG GCTGCTCGTTGGTGCGACGAGGGCGCATACCTGCTGGCCAGTCAGATGGTGGACCGCTTCCAGAGCAGGGAAGGCGCTCAGGAGGCCCTGCGCTGCCTGCTGGAGCACCAGGAGAGGGCGCCGGACGGCAACGGCGACGTCCTCAGTCTGGAGTTGGAGGCCATTCTCACGCCGCAGCTGCAG GGTCAGATCGCGGCGGCGACGGACAAGCTGGCGTCCGTGCGGGCCATGATCCGCAACCGGGAGGGCCGTCTTCGCGAGTTGGCCGACGCGCGGGTCAGGCCCGTCCAGCTCGTGGCGCCGCGACCCGAAGCCGCGGCCAAGGCGCCGCTCTTCTCGCCCAAGCGCG GGGTGGACTTCAACCTTCTCAACTCCAGGTTCTCCTTCGATCTGCTTCCTGGAAGGAGAAGCTCCAGGAGGACCGGCGACCAACCCGAG ATCCGCGTGATGCACGACTACCGAGGCAACCGCAGCTCTCTGTACGGCCCCGCCCCCGACAGCCACTCCGAGGCGGAGGAAGGGGCGGAGCAAGTGACGAG CCGCATCATGAAGGAGCTCATCTCCACCGAGAAGCTTTACGTGGAGCAGCTCCTCGCCGTCCTTCTG GGCTACCGGGCCGAGATGGAGGACCCGTCTGCGCGGGACCTTCTGCCGGCGCTTCTCCGCGGTCACGGGGACGTCCTGTTTGGCAACATGCCGCAGATCTACCAGTTCCACAGCGG AACCTTCCTGCGGGACCTGCAGCGCTGCCTGGACGCTCCGGAGCGGGTCGGCCGGTGTTTCCTGCAGTGG AAGGAGAAGTTCCAGCTGTATGAGCATTACTGCCAGAACAAGCCTCACTCGGAGTCGTTATGGAACCAATGCTCGGACTCGGCCTTCTTCcag GAGTGCCAGCGGAAGCTGCAGCACAAGCTCCCTCTGGACTCGTACCTCCTCAAGCCCATCCAGCGCCTGGCCAAGTACCAGCTCATCCTCAAG GAGCTTCTCAAACACTGCGACCAGCCGCGGTACCGGGCGGAACTGCAGGAGGCGCTGGACTGCATGCTGGACCTGCTCAAGTCCGTCAACGACTCCATGCACCAGATCGCCATCGTCGGATATCAG GGCGAGCTGGGCCCGCTGGGCCGGGTGCTTCTGCGGGGCGACTTCAGCGTGTGGAgcggccacaagagggcgccggcggcgcgcatGCGGGAGATGGCCCGCTTCAAAGGCGCCCGGCGCCACGTCTTCCTCTACCGGCGAGCGCTGGTGTGCTGCAAGCGCCGAGACGACCGCGGCCGCTCGCCCGTCTACAGCTTCAAGTCCTGCCTCGGG ATGCATTCGGTGAGCCTGTCGGAAAACGTCAAAGGAGACCCCAACAAGTTTGAACTGTGCCACGAAGGAAGCCAGGAGGTCTACATCCTGCAG GCTCCCAGCGCCGAGGTGAAGGCGGCGTGGCTCGCCGAGATCCAAAAGATCATCGGCCGACTGCGCCAAG ACTCCGGCCACGCCCACCCCACCGGATGGGAGGAGTCGGCGAACGGCGGCCCCGCCCACCGCGAGTCCACGGCGGGCCCGTCACCCGGGG CGGCGCCCTCCTCGAACATCGATGACGACTCGGAGGACTGGCTGGACGGCTCCAACGCGTCCGACTCGGACGACGCGGGGGAAGGGGGGCGCGTCTCTGCTTGA